A stretch of the Hippoglossus hippoglossus isolate fHipHip1 chromosome 1, fHipHip1.pri, whole genome shotgun sequence genome encodes the following:
- the LOC117760238 gene encoding glutamine synthetase-like: protein MSLLPEILSRHKMVRKHYLSLQKGEECQVTYVWVNEDRQNLQSKTRTLYNEPAGIRDIPEWYATSADHTEVTLVPVRMFRDPFTLDPDKLVLCELVNSKHISKVNHRRSQCVTVMGEVKQFQPWFGMEQEYILFGLDGKQLGWSPEGNQLQRACSNAVGATKLCGRDISMCHCRACLYAGVKIFGSNAEDLWSQWEFQVGTCEGIEMGDHLWMARYILHRVCEDFEVVASLDVKPIKESLQSSGCHINFSTKEMRSEGGLQYIEEAIRNLSKRHSQHLIVYDAHGGLDNKHRLTGKGCTSSFHHFSTAVACRNVSVRIPGHVSRMGCGYLEDRRPAANCDPYLVMRTLVETCLLGATDEDDDEV from the exons ATGTCCCTCCTTCCCGAGATCCTCAGTCGTCACAAGATGGTCAGGAAGCACTATCTGTCCCTCCAGAAGGGTGAAGAGTGCCAGGTCACATATGTTTGGGTCAATGAGGATCGACAAAATCTACAGTCTAAAACCAGGACTCTTTACAATGAGCCAGCAGGAATCAGAG ATATACCAGAATGGTACGCGACCTCGGCTGATCATACCGAAGTCACTTTGGTCCCGGTCCGAATGTTTCGAGATCCTTTCACTCTGGACCCTGATAAACTGGTGCTGTGTGAACTGGTAAACAGCAAACACATCTCCAAAG TGAATCATCGGCGTTCACAGTGTGTTACCGTAATGGGCGAGGTGAAACAGTTTCAGCCCTGGTTTGGAATGGAGCAGGAGTACATTCTTTTTGGTTTGGACGGAAAGCAGCTTGGTTGGTCCCCTGAGGGAAACCAGCTCCAAAGAG CGTGTAGTAATGCCGTGGGTGCTACCAAACTGTGTGGAAGAGACATATCTATGTGTCACTGCAGAGCCTGCCTGTATGCTGGTGTAAAGATCTTTGGCTCCAATGCAGAAGACCTATGGTCCCAG TGGGAGTTTCAGGTTGGCACTTGCGAGGGGATTGAAATGGGGGATCATCTGTGGATGGCCCGTTACATTCTGCACCGGGTCTGTGAAGACTTTGAGGTTGTTGCCTCCTTGGACGTTAAGCCCATTAAGGAAAGCCTTCAATCATCAGGCTGTCACATCAACTTCAGCACCAAGGAGATGAGGAGTGAAGGGGGACTTCA GTACATTGAGGAAGCGATCAGAAATCTGAGCAAGCGTCATTCTCAGCACCTCATTGTCTACGATGCACATGGTGGTTTGGACAACAAACACCGCCTCACCGGTAAGGGCTGTACCTCCAGCTTCCATCACTTCTCTACAGCCGTAGCCTGTCGTAATGTTAGTGTTCGCATCCCTGGCCATGTCAGTCGCATGGGCTGTGGGTACCTTGAGGACAGACGTCCTGCTGCCAACTGCGACCCATACCTCGTGATGAGAACCCTGGTGGAAACCTGTCTGCTGGGAGCCACTgacgaagatgatgatgaggtcTAG
- the LOC117760216 gene encoding D(1) dopamine receptor-like: MNTTTSLALVGAESREELPAHRALTGCVLALLIIWTLLGNFTVCAAVYRYRHLRAKVTNIFIVSLALSDLLVAVLVMPWKAAAEVAGFWPFGGFCKTWLACDIMCSTASILNLCVISVDRYWAISSPFRYERSMNKRVASVMIGVTWTVSVVISFVPVQLNWHRAEISDEAGEEDVARQGRSMDGSCDSSLSRTYAISSSLISFYIPVAIMIVTYTRIYRIAQMQIRMISSLERAAEHAQSCRSDVPEICPHLCAEIGAHSYQARVSVQAQTQTHRELRVSIRKETKVLKTLSVIMGVFVCCWLPFFILNCALPFCPGPGAPGSQRGPYCVNEKTFDVFVWIGWSNSSLNPVIYAFNAEFRDAFLRLLRCRGGGGCWDAVSAAVGTVMDSDRAANLKHEGPLNVRLGVSCSTNPRGSEDSGNTTLTVCYHRGTNSEQVTDTEESNDKDRLTQIPTQGTQ; this comes from the coding sequence ATGAATACCACGACCAGCTTGGCCCTGGTGGGAGCTGAGAGCCGGGAGGAGTTACCCGCACACCGAGCTCTGACCGGCTGCGTCCTGGCGCTGCTTATCATCTGGACGCTTTTGGGCAACTTCACGGTGTGCGCAGCCGTTTATCGCTACCGGCACCTGCGCGCAAAAGTGACCAACATCTTCATCGTGTCCTTGGCTCTGTCGGACCTGCTGGTCGCGGTGCTGGTGATGCCGTGGAAGGCTGCGGCTGAAGTGGCCGGTTTCTGGCCGTTCGGGGGCTTCTGTAAGACCTGGCTGGCCTGCGACATCATGTGCTCCACAGCCTCCATCCTCAACCTGTGCGTCATCAGCGTGGACAGATACTGGGCCATCTCCAGCCCCTTCCGCTACGAGAGGAGCATGAACAAGAGAGTGGCCTCCGTCATGATCGGCGTGACCTGGACGGTGTCCGTGGTCATCTCCTTCGTGCCCGTGCAGCTCAACTGGCACAGGGCAGAGATCAGTGACGAGGCCGGGGAGGAGGATGTTGCGCGTCAGGGTCGGAGCATGGACGGGAGCTGTGACTCCAGCCTGAGCCGCACATAcgccatctcctcctccctcatcaGCTTCTACATCCCCGTGGCCATCATGATCGTCACATACACGCGCATCTACCGGATCGCGCAGATGCAGATCCGGATGATCTCCTCCCTGGAGCGCGCGGCGGAACACGCGCAAAGTTGCCGTTCGGATGTACCTGAAATATGTCCTCACCTGTGCGCGGAAATCGGTGCCCATTCATACCAGGCTCGTGTCAGTGTGCAggctcagactcagactcacCGGGAGCTCAGAGTCTCCATCAGGAAAGAGACTAAAGTCCTGAAAACCCTGAGCGTCATCATGGGagtgtttgtctgctgctgGCTGCCCTTCTTCATCCTAAACTGCGCCCTGCCCTTCTGTCCCGGACCAGGGGCCCCGGGGAGCCAGCGTGGCCCTTACTGCGTCAACGAAAAAACATTtgacgtgtttgtgtggatcGGCTGGAGCAACTCGTCCCTCAACCCGGTCATCTACGCGTTTAACGCAGAATTCAGAGACGCCTTCCTGCGCCTGCTGCGCTGCcgcggaggaggaggctgctgggaCGCGGTGAGCGCAGCGGTGGGGACGGTGATGGACAGCGACAGGGCCGCGAACCTGAAGCACGAGGGCCCGCTGAACGTGAGGCTGGGGGTCTCCTGCTCCACGAACCCCCGGGGGAGCGAGGACAGCGGCAACACCACATTGACCGTGTGTTATCACAGAGGGACAAACTCGGAGCAGGTGACAGACACTGAGGAGAGTAACGACAAAGACAGACTGACGCAGATACCCACACAAGGGACACAGTAG
- the LOC117760221 gene encoding glutamine synthetase-like, producing the protein MSLLPEILSRHKMVRKHYLSLQKGEECQVTYVWVNEDRQNLQSKTRTLYNEPAGIRDIPEWYTTSADHTEVTLVPVRMFRDPFTLDPDKLVLCELVNSKHISKVNHRRSQCVTVMDEVKQFQPWFGMEQEYILFGLDGKQLGWSPEGNQLQRACSNAVGATKLCGRDISMCHCRACLYAGVKIFGSNAEDLWSQWEFQVGTCEGIEMGDHLWMARYILHRVCEDFEVVASLDVKPIKESLQSSGCHINFSTKEMRSEGGLQYIEEAIRNLSKRHSQHLIVYDAHGGLDNKHRLTGKGCTSSFHHFSTAVACRNVSVRIPGHVSRMGCGYLEDRRPAANCDPYLVMRTLVETCLLGATDEDDEEV; encoded by the exons ATGTCCCTCCTTCCCGAGATCCTCAGTCGTCACAAGATGGTCAGGAAGCACTATCTGTCCCTCCAGAAGGGTGAAGAGTGCCAGGTCACATATGTTTGGGTCAATGAGGATCGACAAAATCTACAGTCTAAAACCAGGACTCTTTACAATGAGCCAGCAGGAATCAGAG ATATACCAGAATGGTACACGACCTCGGCTGATCATACCGAAGTCACTTTGGTCCCGGTCCGAATGTTTCGAGATCCTTTCACTCTGGACCCTGATAAACTGGTGCTGTGTGAACTGGTAAACAGCAAACACATCTCCAAAG TGAATCATCGGCGTTCACAGTGTGTTACCGTAATGGACGAGGTGAAACAGTTTCAGCCCTGGTTTGGAATGGAGCAGGAGTACATTCTTTTTGGTTTGGACGGAAAGCAGCTTGGTTGGTCCCCTGAGGGAAACCAGCTCCAAAGAG CGTGTAGTAATGCCGTGGGTGCTACCAAACTGTGTGGAAGAGACATATCTATGTGTCACTGCAGAGCCTGCCTGTATGCTGGTGTAAAGATCTTTGGCTCCAATGCAGAAGACCTATGGTCCCAG TGGGAGTTTCAGGTTGGCACTTGCGAGGGGATTGAAATGGGGGATCATCTGTGGATGGCCCGTTACATTCTGCACCGAGTCTGTGAAGACTTTGAGGTTGTTGCCTCCTTGGACGTTAAGCCCATTAAGGAAAGCCTTCAATCATCAGGCTGTCACATCAACTTCAGCACCAAGGAGATGAGGAGTGAAGGGGGACTTCA GTACATTGAGGAAGCGATCAGAAATCTGAGCAAGCGTCATTCTCAGCACCTCATTGTCTACGATGCACATGGTGGTTTGGACAACAAACACCGCCTCACCGGTAAGGGCTGTACCTCCAGCTTCCATCACTTCTCTACAGCCGTAGCCTGTCGTAACGTTAGTGTTCGCATCCCTGGCCATGTCAGTCGCATGGGCTGTGGGTACCTTGAGGACAGACGTCCTGCTGCCAACTGCGACCCATACCTCGTGATGAGAACCCTGGTGGAAACCTGTCTGCTGGGAGCCACTGACGAAGATGATGAGGAGGTCTAG